A section of the Streptococcus oriscaviae genome encodes:
- a CDS encoding recombinase family protein produces the protein MKQIKTIQAQKVTAIKRLKVAAYTRVSHTSLLQSLSNQVSHYSQMIQANPEWDYVGVYSDSAISGRSQAYRRDFQQLLEDCRKGKIDLILTKSISRFGRNTVELLETVRELKRLGISVRFEKEKIDTLTAEGELLLTLLASMAQEESQSISQNIRWRVKKRFEEGKPYIPQDIFGYRWNGDEYVIEPHEASIVRQVFEWYMEGLSAPKIAKRLDDRGERTRLGNRFTKRVIYNMFDQEAYCGRLILQKTFRDQFGSRSIPNDGQMAKYIVENAHEAIVTPEYFQLVNQEKKRRARRRVSKHDALAKLQGKVYCEHCGLDMLLTVETKSNQEKRVRYYCRTRDAKGVEACLGRTITEEQLFQAFGETLKVEDIHHISFNSVTNEAKATYRNGKEKHIIIQKGR, from the coding sequence ATGAAACAAATCAAAACGATACAAGCCCAGAAGGTAACTGCCATTAAAAGGTTAAAGGTGGCTGCATACACTAGGGTTTCGCATACGAGTTTACTCCAGTCCTTATCCAATCAAGTCAGCCACTACAGCCAAATGATACAGGCAAATCCTGAATGGGACTATGTGGGAGTTTACAGCGATTCAGCCATTAGTGGTCGCAGTCAAGCTTATAGACGAGACTTTCAACAGTTACTTGAAGATTGTCGTAAGGGTAAGATTGACCTTATCTTAACCAAGTCTATTTCACGCTTTGGGCGAAATACGGTGGAGCTTTTGGAAACTGTTCGTGAGCTGAAGCGACTTGGTATCAGTGTTCGCTTTGAAAAGGAGAAGATTGACACCCTAACCGCTGAAGGGGAGTTGCTTTTAACCCTGCTTGCCTCCATGGCTCAAGAAGAATCACAGTCTATCAGTCAAAACATCAGATGGCGAGTGAAGAAACGCTTTGAAGAAGGGAAACCTTATATTCCTCAAGACATCTTTGGCTATCGGTGGAATGGCGACGAGTATGTGATTGAACCCCATGAAGCCTCTATTGTCAGGCAGGTCTTCGAATGGTATATGGAAGGACTTTCAGCCCCTAAAATAGCTAAAAGGCTTGATGATAGGGGTGAGCGAACAAGGCTAGGGAATCGCTTCACTAAACGAGTCATCTATAACATGTTTGATCAAGAAGCCTACTGTGGACGACTGATTTTACAGAAGACCTTTCGAGATCAATTTGGCAGTCGCTCCATTCCAAATGATGGGCAGATGGCGAAGTATATCGTTGAGAATGCCCATGAAGCTATTGTGACACCGGAGTATTTCCAACTGGTCAATCAAGAGAAAAAGCGACGTGCTAGGAGGAGAGTCTCAAAGCACGATGCTCTAGCAAAGTTACAAGGCAAAGTATATTGTGAGCATTGTGGTTTAGATATGCTTTTGACTGTAGAAACCAAATCCAATCAGGAAAAGCGAGTAAGGTATTACTGCAGGACAAGAGATGCCAAAGGTGTTGAGGCTTGTCTAGGACGTACTATTACAGAAGAACAACTTTTTCAAGCTTTTGGCGAGACCTTAAAGGTAGAAGATATTCACCATATTTCTTTTAATAGCGTGACCAATGAAGCTAAAGCTACCTATAGAAATGGAAAAGAAAAACACATCATCATTCAGAAAGGACGGTAG
- a CDS encoding RNA polymerase subunit sigma-70: MTPEQKVAIRCLREHGLGYKAIGIKLNLSINTIKSFCRREVIKAGDKTDDELPDYCHACGRVLTHIDGKKKKRFCGTSCRQTWWNSHLEEVNRQAYTEHVCLACGGEFTSYANPKRKYCSRKCYVTARFGDKK, translated from the coding sequence ATGACCCCAGAACAAAAAGTAGCTATTCGCTGTTTACGAGAACATGGTCTTGGTTATAAAGCCATAGGTATAAAACTCAATTTATCTATTAATACCATTAAGTCATTTTGTCGTAGAGAGGTAATAAAAGCAGGCGATAAAACTGATGACGAACTGCCAGATTATTGTCATGCTTGTGGTCGTGTTTTGACGCATATAGACGGTAAGAAAAAGAAACGCTTTTGTGGAACATCCTGTCGTCAAACATGGTGGAACAGCCATTTGGAGGAAGTCAATCGACAAGCCTATACCGAGCATGTCTGTTTGGCTTGTGGGGGTGAGTTTACCTCCTACGCTAATCCTAAGAGAAAATATTGTAGTCGTAAGTGCTATGTGACTGCTAGATTTGGAGACAAGAAATGA
- a CDS encoding ABC transporter ATP-binding protein, translating to MIEANHISKTYQVVVKEPGLKGSIKAFFKPQKKAIPAVQDISLSVSKGEIVGYIGSNGSGKSTTIKMLTGVLYPDYGAVTLNGLAPQENRKAVNKQIGVLFGQKSHLDWNLPVYESFVLHAKIYDVPDAVFNERLNRLKKLLDLDDMLNQPVRNLSLGQRVRCEFAAIFIHQPAIVFLDEPTIGLDASVKETIRSFIRYMNQQHQTTFLITSHDMQDIESLCERIFIIDKGRKVYDGSLTQLKERFSQVKTISFSSEHPMLPPLDRPGIEVDVKDDYHITLHYETALWTSAQIIEQMFRDYRIEEVTMKELDIETIVKQIYEEGLHA from the coding sequence ATGATTGAAGCCAACCACATCAGCAAAACCTATCAGGTCGTCGTTAAGGAGCCTGGATTAAAAGGGAGTATCAAAGCCTTTTTTAAACCGCAAAAGAAAGCCATCCCAGCTGTTCAGGACATTTCCTTGTCCGTGAGCAAGGGGGAAATTGTCGGATATATTGGCTCGAATGGCTCAGGGAAATCCACGACCATCAAGATGTTGACGGGAGTCCTCTACCCTGATTATGGAGCTGTGACACTCAACGGTCTGGCTCCACAAGAAAACCGCAAGGCCGTCAACAAACAAATCGGCGTGCTATTTGGTCAAAAATCCCATCTGGACTGGAACCTTCCTGTCTATGAATCCTTTGTACTTCACGCTAAAATTTATGATGTACCAGATGCTGTCTTCAATGAACGTTTGAACCGTCTGAAAAAATTGCTTGACTTAGACGACATGCTAAACCAGCCCGTACGCAATCTCTCGCTGGGCCAACGGGTTCGCTGTGAATTTGCAGCCATCTTTATCCACCAGCCGGCTATTGTCTTTCTGGACGAACCTACCATTGGTCTGGATGCCAGCGTCAAGGAAACAATTCGCTCCTTCATTCGCTATATGAACCAGCAGCACCAGACAACCTTCCTCATCACTTCTCACGATATGCAGGACATCGAAAGCCTCTGTGAGCGGATTTTTATTATCGACAAGGGGCGTAAGGTCTATGACGGTTCACTGACTCAGCTGAAAGAACGCTTTTCACAGGTGAAAACCATCAGCTTCTCTAGCGAGCATCCCATGTTGCCGCCACTCGACAGACCGGGTATTGAGGTGGATGTTAAGGACGACTATCATATCACTCTTCACTATGAAACCGCTCTGTGGACCAGCGCCCAGATTATTGAGCAGATGTTCAGGGATTACCGCATTGAGGAAGTGACCATGAAGGAGCTGGACATTGAAACTATTGTCAAGCAGATTTATGAGGAGGGATTGCATGCGTAA
- a CDS encoding Cof-type HAD-IIB family hydrolase produces MIKLIATDMDGTFLDERGSFDRARFERILSGLEDRQIPFVVASGNGMERLLKLFEGFEDRIIFVAANGAHLYEKGMTKVQKTLSLQAIDAILNYYKGHLTDYCVMLGTETSIYMQEGAVRPFDGHTSIEPQQLEAFLRRISFLPDLTHYPKTRTVYKAGLWVKEELVDDVVARFNQQFLGEMEAVTSGYGSIDILPAGIHKAWGLEQILKELAIRPEEVLAFGDSDNDLELLSYAGYSYAMANAHERVKRAAKYQAPSHREAGVMTVIEELLFGNK; encoded by the coding sequence ATGATAAAATTAATCGCAACAGATATGGACGGCACTTTTTTGGATGAGCGCGGCAGCTTTGACAGGGCACGCTTTGAGCGGATTTTAAGTGGGCTCGAAGACCGACAGATTCCCTTTGTTGTGGCAAGCGGTAACGGTATGGAGCGCTTATTGAAGCTCTTTGAAGGCTTTGAAGACCGCATTATTTTTGTGGCGGCAAACGGTGCCCATCTCTATGAAAAAGGAATGACAAAAGTTCAAAAGACTCTATCTCTCCAAGCGATAGATGCTATCTTGAACTATTATAAAGGGCACTTGACGGACTACTGCGTCATGCTGGGAACCGAAACGTCCATTTATATGCAGGAAGGGGCTGTTCGTCCCTTTGATGGGCATACCAGTATTGAACCCCAACAGCTGGAGGCTTTTCTCAGAAGGATTTCCTTCTTACCTGATTTGACCCATTATCCAAAAACGAGAACTGTCTATAAAGCGGGCTTGTGGGTCAAGGAGGAACTGGTGGATGATGTGGTGGCTCGATTTAACCAGCAATTTTTAGGGGAGATGGAGGCAGTGACCAGCGGTTATGGTTCGATAGATATTTTGCCGGCTGGCATCCATAAGGCTTGGGGATTGGAACAAATTTTGAAGGAATTAGCCATTCGCCCTGAGGAGGTCCTAGCCTTTGGTGACAGTGACAATGATTTGGAGTTGTTGTCCTATGCAGGATATTCCTACGCCATGGCTAATGCACACGAACGGGTCAAACGCGCTGCCAAATACCAAGCTCCTTCTCACAGAGAAGCTGGGGTGATGACCGTGATTGAAGAGCTCCTATTTGGAAATAAGTAG
- a CDS encoding ABC transporter permease, translating to MRKYLYMTRLSMMTALQYKAFFLANIISLLARILVSLYVWQTIFFSQPEVNGYTLASFTSYIIFANLLASLNSFSIGEELSHSILQGQIAGEFLRPYSFIVALFFKDLGMKCVELFKFLLIFALILCLQMDFYLPDIQTMLVFLISSILGVFIVQLLDLAFGFATFFTVNAWGIYVLRNGLFNIASGALLPLSFYPDAVEKVLSFLPYNYAVNVPVTILLGKEKDLLPLGIQLVWIPILLLFIGVLWQQAQRRIVIFGG from the coding sequence ATGCGTAAGTACCTCTACATGACCCGCCTGAGCATGATGACGGCCCTGCAATACAAGGCCTTCTTTCTGGCCAATATCATCTCCCTCTTAGCTCGGATTCTGGTTTCCCTCTATGTTTGGCAGACGATTTTTTTCAGCCAGCCAGAGGTCAATGGGTATACCTTGGCCAGCTTTACCAGCTACATTATCTTTGCTAATCTGCTTGCCAGTCTAAACTCCTTTTCGATAGGAGAAGAACTGTCACACTCTATTTTGCAAGGTCAGATTGCCGGGGAGTTTTTACGGCCCTATTCCTTTATTGTTGCCTTATTTTTCAAAGATTTGGGGATGAAATGCGTCGAGCTCTTCAAATTTTTACTGATTTTCGCTCTGATTCTCTGTCTTCAAATGGATTTTTACCTGCCAGACATCCAGACAATGCTCGTCTTTCTTATCAGCAGTATCTTGGGGGTCTTTATCGTTCAGCTTCTGGATTTGGCCTTTGGTTTTGCGACCTTTTTTACGGTCAATGCTTGGGGAATCTATGTACTGCGCAACGGTTTGTTTAACATTGCTTCCGGTGCCCTTTTGCCCTTGAGTTTCTATCCTGATGCTGTTGAGAAGGTTCTGTCTTTTCTTCCCTATAATTACGCCGTCAATGTTCCTGTTACCATTCTCTTGGGGAAAGAGAAGGATTTGCTGCCTCTGGGAATCCAGTTAGTCTGGATTCCGATTCTGCTCCTCTTTATCGGTGTACTGTGGCAGCAGGCCCAACGCCGCATTGTTATTTTTGGAGGCTAA
- a CDS encoding recombinase family protein encodes MKKVITIEPAKQVSHKVDLPSFTKRRVAGYARVSTDHEGQTTSYEAQMKYYTDYINSRSDWEFVKMYSDEGISGTNTKARIGFQRMVEDALDGKIDLILTKSVSRFARNTVDSLSTVRKLKEAGVEIYFEKENIWTFDSKGELLITIMSSLAQEESRSISENVTWGRRRQLAEGQVTFSYSQVLGFKKSDTGGFEIDHEEAKIVRYIFHQVLLGNNPNKIARELTAQGIPTPQGKRKWSYGTVKRMLRNEKYKGDALLQKSFTTNFLTKSTKPNEGELPQYYVENSHEAIIKREVFDLVQVELDKLEKKRQTSNIFTGRLFCGDCGGAFGSKVWHSTSKYKRTIYQCNAKYKGEHKCRTPHVTEEEIKAWFLSAINQLLSNRDEIIANTELLIDMAKDTSPLESRIDDLEHHLETIRQDIKDLVDRNARKAQNQELYQKQYDTLVTAYQEKQKELQETRSSLEEQKSKRISLDGFIQQLKEQDDLITDFNQELWQTSVERLDIKVGKKISLTFKNGVRIDL; translated from the coding sequence ATGAAAAAAGTCATCACGATAGAACCAGCTAAACAAGTAAGCCATAAGGTTGACCTGCCGAGCTTTACCAAACGACGAGTGGCAGGCTATGCCAGGGTATCAACTGATCATGAAGGCCAGACGACCTCCTACGAAGCTCAGATGAAATACTATACAGACTACATCAACAGTCGCTCGGATTGGGAATTTGTCAAGATGTATTCAGACGAAGGGATTTCAGGGACTAATACCAAGGCACGGATTGGCTTTCAACGGATGGTGGAAGATGCCCTTGACGGAAAGATAGACCTTATCCTGACCAAGTCGGTCAGTCGGTTTGCCAGAAACACGGTTGACTCCCTCTCAACGGTTCGGAAGCTCAAGGAAGCAGGAGTTGAAATCTATTTTGAAAAGGAGAACATTTGGACCTTTGATTCTAAAGGGGAGCTTCTGATTACCATCATGTCAAGTCTAGCCCAAGAAGAGAGCCGTTCCATTTCAGAGAACGTGACTTGGGGTAGACGACGCCAGTTGGCTGAAGGGCAAGTGACCTTTTCCTATAGCCAAGTTTTAGGCTTCAAGAAAAGTGACACGGGTGGTTTTGAAATAGACCATGAGGAAGCTAAGATTGTTCGGTATATTTTTCATCAGGTCTTATTGGGAAACAATCCCAACAAAATCGCAAGGGAGTTGACTGCCCAAGGAATTCCGACCCCACAAGGGAAAAGGAAGTGGAGTTATGGCACGGTCAAGCGTATGCTTCGGAATGAAAAATACAAAGGGGATGCTCTTCTTCAGAAAAGTTTTACAACCAATTTCTTGACGAAAAGCACTAAACCCAATGAAGGAGAGCTTCCACAGTATTATGTGGAGAACAGCCACGAAGCCATTATCAAGCGTGAAGTCTTTGATTTGGTTCAAGTTGAATTGGATAAGCTGGAGAAGAAACGGCAAACTAGTAACATCTTCACAGGACGTCTGTTCTGTGGTGACTGTGGGGGAGCTTTTGGAAGTAAGGTGTGGCACTCCACCAGCAAGTACAAACGAACCATTTACCAGTGCAATGCCAAGTACAAGGGCGAGCATAAATGTCGGACACCTCATGTGACTGAGGAAGAAATTAAAGCCTGGTTCCTCTCAGCTATCAATCAACTTCTCAGTAATCGAGATGAGATTATCGCAAATACAGAACTCTTAATTGACATGGCAAAAGACACCTCGCCACTTGAATCTAGGATTGATGACTTGGAGCATCACCTTGAAACCATACGACAAGACATCAAGGACTTGGTCGATAGGAATGCGAGGAAGGCTCAGAATCAAGAACTCTACCAAAAGCAGTACGATACCCTAGTAACAGCCTACCAAGAAAAACAGAAAGAGTTGCAGGAAACTAGGTCATCCTTGGAAGAGCAGAAAAGTAAGAGAATTAGCCTAGATGGTTTTATCCAACAACTCAAAGAGCAGGACGACCTCATCACAGACTTCAACCAAGAACTCTGGCAGACCAGTGTTGAGAGACTAGACATCAAAGTGGGTAAGAAAATCAGCCTGACATTCAAAAATGGCGTACGGATTGATTTATAG
- a CDS encoding ABC transporter permease, with product MKKYLQLYVYNIKVFMMAQMSFRVDFFIGLLSSLVEQIVYLIFLNVLFGNIKEIAGFSYGEMLFIYGISTVGRSIHLIFFDNLWMFGSRYIRRGEFERLLLLPVNPLFQLICERIQPQGLGTTAIGLLALVQSSQLLNLEWSVWKLVLLVFICLCIGLLYAAIQLGPTALAFWIVESFPLTVGIFSLNQMAQYPINIYPKVIQFFLIFIFPYAFTAYFPALYFLDLSMWGLLLPLVLIAVFSVNYKLFRYGMTKFTSVGN from the coding sequence ATGAAAAAATACCTACAACTCTATGTTTACAATATCAAGGTGTTCATGATGGCTCAGATGTCCTTTCGAGTGGACTTTTTCATCGGCCTCTTGTCCTCTCTGGTAGAACAAATTGTCTACCTGATTTTTCTAAATGTTCTCTTTGGCAATATTAAGGAAATTGCAGGCTTTAGCTATGGTGAGATGCTCTTTATTTATGGCATTAGCACGGTCGGCCGATCCATTCACTTGATTTTCTTTGATAATCTCTGGATGTTTGGTAGCCGCTATATTCGTCGGGGAGAATTTGAGCGCCTCCTGCTGCTGCCTGTCAATCCACTCTTTCAGCTGATTTGCGAGCGTATCCAGCCACAGGGGCTTGGAACAACAGCCATCGGTTTGCTTGCACTAGTTCAGTCCTCTCAGCTTCTGAACCTTGAGTGGTCTGTGTGGAAACTGGTCTTATTGGTTTTCATCTGCCTCTGCATTGGTCTGCTCTACGCAGCCATCCAACTAGGGCCAACAGCCTTAGCCTTTTGGATTGTTGAATCCTTCCCGCTAACAGTGGGAATCTTCTCGCTCAATCAAATGGCCCAGTATCCCATCAACATCTATCCCAAGGTCATTCAATTTTTCTTGATTTTTATCTTCCCCTACGCTTTTACGGCCTATTTCCCAGCCCTCTACTTCCTTGATTTATCGATGTGGGGCTTACTTCTCCCACTTGTTCTAATCGCCGTTTTCTCCGTCAACTACAAGTTGTTTCGATATGGCATGACCAAATTTACCAGTGTCGGCAATTGA
- a CDS encoding LysM peptidoglycan-binding domain-containing protein has protein sequence MGIHLVICGHGQGRTGYDPGAVNAKLGITEAGKVRELAKLMSKYSGQQIDFITEQNVYDYRSITSIGKGYDSITELHFNAFNGSAKGTEVLIQSSLEADKEDMAILSLLSRYFQNRGIKKVDWLYNANQAASRGYTYRLVEIAFIDNEQDMAIFENKKEDIARGLVSAITGVEVKTIVPPTPSSTVGSSRTPSKPIYLVGDSLRVLPHATHYQTGQKIANWVKGRTYKILQVKNVHQSNSKRAYLLDGIKSWVLEQDVEGTTKGHSEQTYQAQKGDTYYGIARKFGLTVDAFLAVNGLKKTDILRVGQTLKVNAVSRTTTAIPTSVASRVVASALSKVGQKVTVPSNPYGGQCVALVDKIVQELTDKNMSYTNAIDCLKKAKSNGFQVIYDAWGVNPKAGDFYVIQTDGLVYGHIGVCVTDSDGKSIDGVEQNIDGYSDHNKNGINDQLEIGGGGITRRVKRQWMADGSLYDSTGTVKLGKVVGWFRIS, from the coding sequence ATGGGAATACATCTAGTCATTTGTGGTCATGGCCAGGGGCGAACAGGCTATGATCCTGGAGCAGTGAATGCCAAACTAGGCATCACAGAAGCAGGAAAGGTTCGAGAATTAGCCAAGTTAATGTCTAAGTACAGTGGACAACAGATTGATTTTATTACCGAACAAAATGTTTATGATTATCGGAGTATTACTAGTATTGGTAAGGGATACGACTCAATTACTGAATTGCACTTCAATGCATTTAATGGCAGTGCCAAAGGTACAGAAGTCTTGATTCAATCCTCCTTAGAAGCAGATAAGGAAGATATGGCAATCCTATCTCTCCTTTCACGTTATTTCCAAAATCGTGGTATTAAGAAGGTAGATTGGCTCTATAATGCCAACCAAGCAGCGAGTCGTGGATATACCTATCGTTTGGTGGAGATTGCCTTCATCGATAATGAACAAGATATGGCGATTTTTGAAAACAAGAAAGAGGATATTGCGAGAGGTCTTGTGTCAGCAATAACAGGAGTTGAGGTCAAGACAATAGTTCCCCCGACCCCCAGTTCAACCGTTGGGAGTTCAAGAACACCTTCAAAACCAATCTATCTTGTTGGTGATAGTCTTAGGGTGTTGCCTCATGCGACTCATTATCAGACTGGTCAGAAAATCGCTAACTGGGTCAAGGGGCGTACCTACAAAATCCTCCAAGTGAAGAATGTTCACCAGTCCAACAGTAAGAGAGCTTATCTACTTGATGGAATCAAGTCATGGGTGCTTGAGCAGGATGTAGAAGGAACAACTAAAGGCCATAGTGAGCAGACCTATCAAGCACAGAAAGGCGATACGTATTATGGTATTGCTCGGAAGTTTGGTTTGACAGTTGATGCCTTTCTTGCAGTAAATGGCTTGAAGAAGACGGATATTTTAAGAGTTGGACAAACTCTAAAGGTCAACGCAGTTTCAAGGACAACAACCGCTATTCCAACCAGTGTTGCAAGTCGTGTGGTTGCGTCAGCTTTATCTAAGGTCGGTCAAAAGGTGACCGTTCCATCTAACCCTTATGGTGGACAGTGTGTTGCCTTGGTAGATAAGATTGTTCAAGAACTTACGGATAAGAATATGTCCTATACTAATGCCATTGATTGTTTGAAGAAAGCAAAATCAAATGGTTTCCAAGTAATCTACGATGCTTGGGGTGTGAATCCTAAAGCAGGTGATTTCTATGTCATTCAGACGGATGGTTTGGTCTATGGGCATATTGGTGTTTGTGTGACGGATTCAGATGGAAAAAGTATTGATGGTGTGGAACAGAATATTGATGGATATTCTGACCATAATAAGAACGGTATCAATGACCAATTAGAAATTGGTGGCGGTGGGATCACTCGTCGTGTGAAACGTCAATGGATGGCGGATGGCTCACTCTATGATTCTACTGGAACAGTTAAACTCGGTAAAGTTGTTGGTTGGTTTAGAATTTCATAA
- a CDS encoding ABC transporter ATP-binding protein, with product MLSISQLSKHYGEKEVLKGLSFEIPSGSICGLVGKNGAGKTTLFHSILRFVNYEGEILLDGKSLTVDRYRDIGYLPEERSLMPKLTVFEQVRYLASLKGMTSKEVSEKLPIWMEKLEVKGKLTDKIKSLSKGNQQKVQLIITLIHEPSLIILDEPFSGLDPVNTGLLKRVILTEKERGATIIFSDHVMTNVEELCDQLVMIQDGDVVLNGGIQEIRRQFGKTRLFVSADVPRERLEGLPHVLSIQMTNQDKWRLVLDDEGAGPELFQAISGGSYLATFDQQAPTIDEIFKIKSGVAE from the coding sequence ATGTTAAGCATTTCACAGTTATCTAAACACTACGGTGAAAAAGAAGTGCTCAAGGGTCTGTCTTTTGAGATTCCATCCGGCAGCATCTGCGGCTTGGTCGGCAAAAACGGAGCCGGCAAGACCACGCTTTTTCACTCCATTTTGCGCTTTGTCAATTATGAAGGCGAAATTTTGCTAGATGGAAAATCCCTGACCGTAGATCGCTATCGAGATATAGGCTATCTGCCAGAAGAACGCAGTCTAATGCCCAAACTGACGGTCTTTGAGCAAGTCCGTTATCTGGCTAGTCTCAAAGGGATGACCAGCAAGGAGGTCAGTGAAAAATTGCCGATCTGGATGGAAAAACTAGAGGTCAAGGGCAAGTTGACAGACAAAATCAAGAGCCTGTCCAAGGGGAACCAGCAGAAAGTTCAGCTGATTATCACCCTGATTCACGAGCCTAGTCTTATCATTCTTGACGAGCCCTTCTCTGGTCTGGATCCGGTTAATACTGGTCTTTTGAAGCGCGTCATCTTAACTGAAAAAGAACGTGGAGCGACCATTATCTTTTCTGACCATGTTATGACCAATGTTGAGGAATTGTGCGACCAGCTGGTGATGATTCAAGACGGTGATGTGGTGTTGAATGGTGGTATCCAGGAAATCCGTCGTCAGTTTGGCAAAACTCGCCTCTTTGTTTCAGCCGATGTACCGCGTGAACGCTTGGAAGGTCTGCCTCATGTGCTCTCCATACAGATGACCAACCAAGATAAGTGGCGGTTGGTTTTGGATGACGAAGGAGCAGGGCCAGAACTTTTCCAAGCCATCAGCGGCGGAAGCTATCTGGCAACCTTTGACCAGCAAGCACCAACCATTGATGAAATCTTCAAAATCAAATCGGGGGTGGCAGAATGA
- a CDS encoding phosphatidylglycerophosphatase A family protein — MNHEQYLYNHCKQLLAERGIELQQMAELVLFLQNKYIPHLTMEECLESVESVLQKREVQNAIITGIELDCLAEQNKLSQPLLDILKKDAGLYGIDEILALSIVNLYGSIGFTNYGYLDKVKPGVIAHLDSKIGPSCHTFLDDIVSAIAAAAASRIAHNDPAKSYITNQN, encoded by the coding sequence ATGAATCATGAACAGTATTTATACAATCATTGCAAGCAACTCTTGGCAGAAAGAGGAATTGAGCTGCAGCAGATGGCCGAGTTGGTTCTCTTTCTGCAAAACAAGTACATTCCCCATTTGACAATGGAGGAATGTCTAGAGAGTGTCGAATCCGTTTTGCAAAAGCGAGAAGTCCAAAACGCTATCATCACCGGTATCGAACTGGATTGTCTGGCAGAGCAGAATAAGCTCTCCCAGCCCTTGTTGGATATTTTGAAAAAGGATGCCGGTCTGTATGGTATTGATGAGATTTTGGCCCTATCCATTGTCAATCTCTACGGCTCGATTGGTTTTACCAACTATGGCTATCTGGACAAGGTAAAACCTGGAGTTATCGCCCATCTGGACAGTAAAATCGGACCGTCCTGCCATACCTTCTTGGACGATATTGTCAGTGCCATCGCTGCTGCTGCTGCCAGCCGCATTGCCCATAACGACCCCGCTAAAAGCTACATTACGAACCAAAACTAG
- a CDS encoding SHOCT domain-containing protein, with translation MTEQDFQQELTYQLTMAQAKQLLSQGLISEAIFQEFKAKMLEKYEPFMSQLVA, from the coding sequence ATGACAGAACAAGACTTTCAACAAGAACTTACCTACCAACTGACTATGGCACAGGCAAAGCAGCTCCTGTCCCAGGGTCTGATTTCTGAAGCCATCTTCCAAGAATTTAAGGCAAAAATGCTCGAAAAATATGAGCCTTTTATGAGCCAATTAGTGGCCTAA